A single region of the Photobacterium sanguinicancri genome encodes:
- the choW gene encoding choline ABC transporter permease subunit, producing the protein MNFITNNKIPVGQWMETGVDWLTLNAAGFFDAISFFLENIILFVVDIFKWMPPALPILMTAAIAWYLHRSIPLVAFVVGALLMILNLGYWQEMLETFVLVFAATTISVLIGVPIGIMAAHRPWLYTLLRPILDLMQTVPTFVYLIPTLVLFGLGIVPGLISTIIFAIAAPIRLTYLGIIKVPEELIEAGKAFGASRMKLLFKVELPAALPSIMAGVTQCIMLSLSMVVIAALVGADGLGKPVVRALNTVNISQGFEAGLAIVLVAIILDRLCKAPNQKEA; encoded by the coding sequence TTGAATTTTATAACGAATAACAAAATCCCTGTTGGCCAGTGGATGGAAACGGGTGTTGATTGGTTAACACTCAATGCTGCGGGTTTCTTTGACGCGATTTCTTTTTTCCTTGAAAACATAATCCTATTTGTCGTCGATATTTTTAAGTGGATGCCACCGGCGCTTCCTATTTTGATGACCGCAGCCATTGCATGGTATTTACATCGAAGTATTCCGTTAGTGGCGTTCGTTGTTGGTGCACTACTGATGATCCTGAATCTTGGCTATTGGCAAGAAATGCTGGAAACCTTTGTTCTTGTCTTTGCAGCGACAACGATTTCCGTATTAATTGGCGTACCGATTGGGATCATGGCTGCGCATCGACCATGGCTTTATACCTTGCTAAGGCCGATATTAGATTTGATGCAAACCGTACCGACCTTTGTTTATCTTATTCCGACTTTAGTGCTATTTGGCTTGGGAATTGTGCCGGGTCTGATCTCGACCATTATCTTTGCCATTGCGGCACCCATTCGCTTGACCTATTTAGGCATAATAAAAGTGCCTGAAGAGCTGATTGAAGCAGGTAAAGCCTTTGGTGCCAGTCGCATGAAGTTGTTATTTAAAGTCGAGTTGCCAGCGGCACTGCCGAGTATTATGGCGGGGGTGACGCAATGTATTATGTTATCACTCTCTATGGTGGTGATTGCGGCATTGGTGGGAGCGGATGGTTTAGGTAAACCTGTCGTCCGTGCGTTAAATACCGTTAATATTTCTCAAGGATTTGAAGCTGGCTTAGCTATAGTACTGGTTGCCATTATTCTTGACCGCTTATGCAAAGCACCTAACCAGAAAGAGGCTTAA